The Carnobacterium divergens genome includes a window with the following:
- a CDS encoding transporter substrate-binding domain-containing protein produces the protein MKQLLKKGALLFLMMLVLTACGKASVANEDIKTRIKTSPTIVWGVKTDTRLFGLINIESREIEGFDIDIAKALTTEMLGKNGKAEFVEVTSKTRIPLLKNGNIDAIIATMTISDERKKVVDFTDSYFDAGQSLLVKKGSPIKSIADLNANTTVLAVKGSTSAINIRAKAPETKVLELENYAEAFTALQSGQGDAMTTDNSILLGIAEENPDYELAGGNFTDEPYGIAINKGQEPFLKEVNHALETIRANGTYDKIYQKWFPKK, from the coding sequence ATGAAACAATTATTAAAAAAAGGCGCTCTCCTCTTCTTGATGATGCTCGTCTTAACGGCTTGTGGCAAAGCAAGTGTTGCGAACGAGGACATTAAAACAAGAATCAAAACCAGTCCAACGATTGTTTGGGGAGTAAAAACAGATACACGGCTTTTTGGTTTAATTAATATTGAATCTCGTGAAATTGAAGGCTTTGACATTGATATTGCAAAGGCCTTAACAACAGAAATGCTTGGTAAGAATGGAAAAGCGGAGTTTGTAGAAGTTACTTCTAAAACAAGAATCCCCTTGTTAAAAAACGGGAATATTGATGCCATTATTGCTACTATGACGATTTCTGACGAGCGTAAAAAAGTAGTGGATTTTACAGATAGCTATTTTGATGCAGGGCAATCTTTGTTAGTCAAAAAAGGCAGTCCAATCAAAAGCATTGCGGATTTAAATGCTAACACAACGGTTTTAGCGGTTAAGGGCTCCACTTCTGCTATAAATATTCGAGCAAAGGCACCTGAGACAAAAGTATTGGAATTAGAAAATTATGCAGAGGCTTTTACTGCCTTGCAATCTGGCCAAGGTGACGCTATGACTACAGATAATAGTATCCTTTTAGGGATTGCTGAAGAAAATCCTGATTATGAACTTGCCGGTGGGAACTTTACTGATGAGCCTTATGGGATTGCCATTAATAAAGGGCAAGAACCTTTCCTAAAAGAAGTGAATCATGCTTTAGAAACAATTAGAGCTAATGGAACTTATGATAAGATTTATCAAAAATGGTTTCCTAAAAAATAA
- a CDS encoding amino acid ABC transporter permease: protein MNFIEAFSWINIRFLLDGLWVTIMVAVLSIIFSFVIGGIAGLIRFMKVPFISAIVGVLIDIIRNLPLLLIIFFTYFALPQVGIRLSIFWSSVAALTIFESAMLSEIIRAGLNAVPKGQMEAGRSTGLTYGQTLWSIIFPQAFQKMLPPIVSQFISLIKDTSLAVIISLPELTHNAKIIYGQDTTAVLPMFAAMTFLYFIVCFLLSRVSKRLELKLQ from the coding sequence TTGAACTTTATCGAGGCTTTTTCATGGATCAATATTCGCTTCTTATTAGATGGTTTATGGGTCACAATTATGGTCGCTGTCTTGTCGATTATTTTTAGCTTTGTCATCGGCGGGATTGCAGGTCTGATTCGTTTTATGAAAGTTCCATTTATTTCAGCGATTGTCGGTGTTTTAATTGATATTATCCGCAATTTGCCTTTGTTGTTGATTATCTTTTTTACTTATTTTGCATTGCCACAGGTTGGCATTCGTCTAAGTATTTTCTGGTCAAGCGTGGCTGCTTTAACTATTTTTGAATCGGCAATGCTCTCTGAAATTATTCGAGCGGGCTTAAATGCCGTTCCTAAGGGGCAAATGGAAGCTGGTCGTTCGACTGGGTTGACATATGGTCAAACACTTTGGTCGATTATCTTTCCACAGGCCTTTCAAAAGATGCTTCCGCCGATTGTCAGCCAATTTATTTCATTAATTAAAGATACGTCTCTTGCTGTTATTATTTCTTTACCAGAATTGACTCATAATGCAAAAATTATTTACGGTCAAGATACAACAGCCGTCTTACCGATGTTTGCTGCTATGACATTCTTGTATTTTATTGTTTGTTTCTTACTTTCCCGTGTATCGAAACGACTTGAGCTGAAACTTCAATAA
- a CDS encoding amino acid ABC transporter ATP-binding protein → MIEFKEVEKYYGSFHALKDINLTVQKGEVVVVIGPSGSGKSTMLRCINGLEDITEGQLLINDVDLHGKGTNMNHVRKNLGMVFQHFNLYPHKTVLENITLAPIKVLKKSKEDATKLAETLLEKVGMLDKKDSYPSQLSGGQQQRIAIARGLAMQPEVMLFDEPTSALDPEMIGEVLEVMKKLAREGMTMVVVTHEMGFAREVADRVIFMADGQILEDANAIEFYEQPKEIRAQQFLSKIINH, encoded by the coding sequence ATGATTGAATTTAAAGAGGTTGAAAAATATTACGGCTCATTTCACGCCTTGAAAGACATTAATTTAACCGTACAAAAAGGGGAAGTTGTGGTTGTAATCGGTCCTTCTGGCTCTGGTAAAAGTACGATGCTTCGCTGTATTAATGGGTTGGAAGATATTACAGAAGGGCAGCTTTTGATAAATGATGTGGATCTACATGGTAAGGGAACAAATATGAATCACGTTCGTAAAAACCTAGGCATGGTCTTTCAGCATTTTAATTTGTACCCTCATAAAACAGTGTTAGAAAACATCACACTTGCACCAATCAAAGTCTTAAAAAAATCAAAAGAGGATGCCACTAAATTAGCAGAAACGTTGCTTGAAAAAGTCGGCATGTTAGATAAAAAGGATTCCTACCCTTCACAATTATCTGGTGGTCAACAGCAACGTATTGCGATTGCAAGGGGTTTAGCTATGCAACCGGAAGTAATGCTGTTTGATGAACCAACGTCAGCACTTGATCCTGAAATGATTGGGGAAGTTCTTGAGGTGATGAAAAAATTAGCCCGTGAAGGCATGACGATGGTTGTTGTTACCCATGAAATGGGCTTTGCAAGAGAAGTGGCTGATCGCGTAATTTTTATGGCAGATGGGCAAATTTTAGAAGATGCAAATGCGATTGAATTTTATGAGCAGCCAAAAGAAATCAGAGCACAACAATTTTTAAGCAAAATCATTAATCATTAA
- a CDS encoding amino acid ABC transporter permease, translating into MGTILSTYSTPLIEGFKYTLYASLLALLFSLIIGTLMAIFQLSHKKWVQYLAKAYVEFFRNIPLLIIVMFFYVVAPLYWFQLNGFTAGTIGLTLYTSAFIAETVRAGIESVPKGQLEAGLSSGFTYSKVMWYIILPQAFKIVIPPLGNQFINLVKNSSILAMVAGLDLMYQGDLIASETFNTFDTYLIVGGFYLILTLPLSYLMKHIEKRLEVKH; encoded by the coding sequence ATGGGTACAATTCTTTCAACTTACTCAACGCCTTTGATTGAAGGTTTTAAATATACACTTTATGCAAGTTTGCTTGCATTGCTTTTTAGTTTGATTATTGGAACGTTGATGGCTATTTTTCAACTCTCTCATAAAAAATGGGTTCAATACCTTGCAAAGGCTTATGTGGAATTTTTCCGTAATATTCCGTTATTGATTATTGTTATGTTTTTCTACGTGGTTGCCCCTTTGTATTGGTTTCAATTGAATGGCTTTACTGCGGGAACCATTGGGCTAACTCTTTATACTTCTGCTTTTATTGCTGAAACGGTTCGTGCAGGAATTGAGAGTGTTCCAAAAGGTCAATTAGAAGCTGGGCTTTCTTCTGGTTTCACCTATTCCAAGGTGATGTGGTACATTATTTTGCCCCAAGCCTTTAAGATTGTCATTCCCCCACTAGGCAATCAGTTTATTAATCTAGTAAAAAATTCCTCTATTTTAGCGATGGTTGCAGGTCTTGATTTGATGTATCAAGGGGATTTGATTGCAAGTGAAACCTTTAATACCTTTGATACGTATTTGATTGTTGGTGGGTTTTATTTGATTTTAACATTGCCTTTGTCTTATTTGATGAAACATATTGAAAAACGTTTAGAGGTTAAACATTAA
- a CDS encoding ABC transporter ATP-binding protein, with the protein MIRFENVSKSYSPGKPVVSDLTLEINEGEFFVLIGPSGSGKTTTLKMINRLIPLTTGTIRIQNKPISDYTIHELRWNIGYVLQQIALFPNMTIEENITTVPEMKKWSKTQMKERVTELLTSVGLDAESYRHRLPSELSGGEQQRVGVLRAMAADPDIILMDEPFSALDPISKKKLQEDVAKLHQQVKKTIVFVTHDMQEALKLGDRICIMKEGHVEQIGTPDEICQNPKNEFVREFLQSGNVAVTTSQTVQTLMAMNHFSTSPLALEETEALVVTKETSVDDLILALTRFPIVQIIENSTYLGKITHQDFLAFLSSGIQKGGTD; encoded by the coding sequence ATGATTCGCTTTGAAAACGTCTCAAAATCTTATTCTCCAGGAAAACCTGTTGTTTCGGACTTAACTCTTGAAATTAACGAAGGAGAATTTTTTGTCTTGATTGGTCCTAGTGGAAGTGGAAAAACCACTACCTTAAAAATGATCAATCGCTTAATTCCATTAACAACTGGTACGATTCGAATTCAGAATAAACCGATTAGTGATTATACGATTCATGAGTTGCGTTGGAATATTGGCTATGTCTTACAGCAAATTGCTCTTTTTCCAAATATGACGATTGAAGAGAACATTACAACTGTACCCGAAATGAAAAAATGGTCAAAAACGCAAATGAAGGAACGAGTAACAGAGTTGTTAACGAGTGTGGGCTTAGACGCTGAAAGTTACCGTCACCGTTTGCCTTCTGAATTATCTGGTGGTGAACAACAACGTGTGGGTGTTTTACGAGCAATGGCGGCTGACCCAGATATTATTTTAATGGATGAGCCCTTTAGTGCACTGGACCCTATCAGTAAAAAGAAGTTGCAAGAAGATGTGGCGAAACTTCATCAACAAGTTAAAAAGACGATTGTCTTTGTGACTCATGATATGCAAGAGGCTTTAAAGTTAGGCGATCGCATTTGTATTATGAAGGAGGGGCATGTGGAGCAAATCGGGACTCCTGATGAAATTTGTCAGAATCCTAAAAATGAGTTTGTTCGCGAATTTCTTCAATCTGGGAATGTAGCTGTTACCACTTCTCAAACCGTTCAAACGTTGATGGCTATGAATCATTTTTCAACATCACCTTTAGCACTTGAAGAAACGGAGGCTTTAGTGGTCACAAAAGAGACTTCGGTTGATGACTTGATTTTAGCCTTAACAAGATTTCCAATTGTTCAAATCATAGAGAACTCCACTTACTTAGGTAAAATCACTCATCAAGACTTCCTTGCATTTCTAAGTTCTGGTATTCAAAAAGGAGGGACAGATTGA